One part of the Sphingopyxis sp. PAMC25046 genome encodes these proteins:
- a CDS encoding ClpXP protease specificity-enhancing factor SspB, translating into MSDDVRDSLIPYDEIVQDALRAVVGRVLSQIEGYDSLPGEHHFYITFKTQAPGVDIPAHLIAKFPDEMTIVLQNRFWDLSVEEDHFRVGLSFNQTPSMLTIPYAAITAFVDPSVDFGLQFQVSDDEAAQPEPHDEADNDRPDVTSEDGSNVVTVDFGKKR; encoded by the coding sequence ATGAGTGATGACGTTCGCGACAGCCTGATTCCCTATGACGAAATCGTGCAGGACGCGCTGCGCGCCGTGGTCGGCCGCGTGCTGAGCCAGATCGAGGGTTACGACAGCCTGCCCGGCGAACATCATTTCTATATCACCTTCAAGACGCAGGCCCCGGGGGTCGACATCCCCGCGCATCTGATCGCCAAATTCCCCGACGAAATGACGATCGTGCTGCAGAACCGTTTCTGGGACCTGAGCGTCGAGGAGGATCATTTCCGCGTCGGCCTGTCGTTCAACCAGACGCCGTCGATGCTGACGATCCCCTATGCCGCGATCACCGCCTTCGTCGATCCGTCGGTCGATTTCGGGCTGCAGTTCCAGGTCAGCGACGACGAGGCCGCGCAGCCCGAGCCGCACGACGAAGCCGACAATGACCGCCCCGACGTCACGAGCGAGGACGGGTCGAACGTCGTGACGGTGGATTTCGGCAAGAAGAGATAG